A genomic window from Thermoplasmata archaeon includes:
- a CDS encoding 50S ribosomal protein L11 gives MAEKLDVLVDGGKATPGPPLGPALGPLGVNIVEIIKAINEKTKSFEGMKVPISLTVDPKTKAFSIEVGTPPTSALIAKELKIEKGSGDAGKTRVGNLSLAQAVKVANMKTDVMQGKSLKARVLEVIGTCVSMGVTVEGKPAKEFSKDVQAGKFNRQLAG, from the coding sequence TTGGCAGAGAAGCTCGATGTGCTCGTCGACGGGGGAAAGGCGACGCCGGGTCCACCCCTCGGACCCGCGCTCGGCCCGCTCGGCGTGAACATCGTCGAGATCATCAAGGCGATCAACGAGAAGACGAAAAGCTTCGAGGGGATGAAAGTCCCCATCAGCCTCACCGTCGACCCGAAGACGAAGGCGTTCTCGATCGAGGTCGGCACGCCGCCGACGTCCGCGCTGATCGCGAAGGAACTGAAGATCGAGAAAGGCTCCGGCGACGCCGGCAAGACGCGCGTCGGCAACCTGTCCCTCGCCCAGGCGGTCAAGGTTGCTAACATGAAGACGGATGTGATGCAGGGGAAGTCCCTGAAAGCGCGCGTCCTCGAGGTCATCGGCACGTGCGTCTCGATGGGCGTGACCGTCGAGGGGAAGCCCGCGAAAGAATTCTCGAAGGACGTGCAGGCGGGCAAGTTCAATCGTCAGCTCGCGGGCTGA
- a CDS encoding DUF998 domain-containing protein: MKLDARTAGLLGFAAIATWTLLYLVAVVATPTYTITGSYLSDLGNPSAPAPWAFNAADILGGILFAPFGFVLGRTVGGRAGRAAQALLVVSAIGLILVGIFPEGSPYSLHTIVSAVFFLLVAISAALVAVPMYASTTFRRTGGYLAGATVAASITFLVTGDQLPEHVAVYVALLWQAWTAWRMYRSAPPTA, from the coding sequence ATGAAACTGGACGCTCGAACCGCCGGCCTCCTCGGATTCGCCGCGATTGCCACGTGGACGCTGCTCTACCTCGTCGCCGTCGTCGCGACGCCGACGTACACGATCACGGGGAGCTACCTGAGCGACCTCGGCAATCCGAGCGCACCGGCCCCATGGGCGTTCAATGCGGCCGACATCCTCGGAGGGATCCTCTTCGCCCCATTCGGGTTCGTGCTGGGCCGCACGGTCGGGGGACGCGCGGGACGGGCGGCCCAAGCCCTCCTCGTGGTATCGGCGATCGGCTTGATCCTGGTGGGAATCTTCCCCGAGGGGTCTCCGTACTCCCTGCACACAATCGTTTCCGCGGTGTTCTTCCTCCTGGTTGCCATCAGCGCGGCCTTGGTGGCCGTCCCGATGTACGCGTCGACGACCTTCCGACGGACGGGCGGCTACCTCGCGGGCGCCACCGTCGCGGCGTCGATCACGTTCCTCGTCACGGGAGATCAGCTGCCCGAGCACGTCGCGGTCTACGTCGCCCTCTTGTGGCAGGCGTGGACCGCCTGGAGAATGTACCGCTCCGCTCCGCCGACCGCGTGA
- a CDS encoding 50S ribosomal protein L1 translates to MADKHSVETIKKLLEAAKPREFKESVEVAVNLREVDLSVPKNRLDEEVVLPRGRGKSIRVCVFASGDLALKARAVADLVIQPQEIEEYASDKRKARQLAISHDFFIAEAPLMPVIGRRLGVVLGPRGKMPRPVPPTADPTNLITAMRNTVRVRSRDKRTFHAAIGTRDMPPEDLAENLDALMRRVVGKLERGRFNIQSAYVKTTMGPAVRYL, encoded by the coding sequence TTGGCGGATAAGCACTCGGTCGAGACGATCAAGAAGCTCCTCGAGGCCGCAAAGCCTCGGGAGTTCAAGGAGTCCGTCGAGGTCGCCGTGAACCTACGGGAAGTCGACCTCTCCGTCCCCAAGAACCGCCTCGATGAGGAGGTCGTGTTGCCGAGGGGCCGAGGCAAGTCGATCCGCGTGTGCGTCTTTGCCTCGGGGGACCTCGCGTTGAAGGCGCGCGCCGTCGCCGACCTCGTCATCCAGCCGCAGGAGATCGAAGAATATGCAAGCGACAAACGCAAGGCGCGGCAGCTCGCGATCTCGCACGACTTCTTCATCGCGGAGGCACCCCTCATGCCCGTGATCGGGAGGCGGCTCGGCGTCGTCCTCGGGCCGAGAGGCAAGATGCCTCGTCCCGTGCCGCCGACGGCCGATCCGACGAACCTGATCACGGCGATGCGCAACACGGTCCGCGTGCGCAGCCGGGACAAGCGCACATTCCATGCGGCGATCGGCACGCGCGACATGCCTCCGGAGGACCTCGCCGAGAACCTCGACGCGCTCATGCGTCGCGTCGTCGGCAAACTCGAACGGGGGCGATTCAATATTCAATCGGCCTACGTCAAGACGACGATGGGCCCGGCCGTGAGGTACCTCTGA
- the rpl12p gene encoding 50S ribosomal protein P1 → MEYVYGALVLHAAGKPVNDENLKKVLTAAGVKVDETRVKALTAALEGVNIDEALKAAVAMPAAAPAAAPAAEKKEEKKKEEKKEEEKVSEEEAAAGLGALFG, encoded by the coding sequence ATGGAATATGTGTATGGGGCGTTGGTCCTGCACGCGGCCGGCAAGCCGGTGAACGACGAGAACCTGAAGAAGGTCCTCACCGCCGCCGGCGTGAAGGTCGACGAGACGCGCGTGAAGGCCCTGACCGCCGCGCTGGAAGGCGTGAACATCGACGAGGCTCTGAAGGCCGCCGTCGCGATGCCCGCCGCCGCTCCGGCTGCCGCGCCCGCTGCGGAGAAGAAGGAAGAGAAGAAGAAAGAAGAGAAGAAGGAAGAGGAGAAAGTCTCCGAGGAAGAGGCGGCCGCGGGACTCGGTGCGCTTTTCGGCTAG
- a CDS encoding archaeosine biosynthesis radical SAM protein RaSEA, producing the protein MRLQQVVRDERRPQAYDPREYISTWTEKDLLHGKVVDAWVIIFRTRGCYWARASGCSMCGYVNDVAQEVVPADMLHQLDVVLRKHEGQPMAKVYTSGNFFDDHEVPPDVRARILTELGDRCDKVIVETLSHLLRKDQLDHALDFVDELEIALGLESTDERVLKYAVNKVWGIKEHAHAATLAREAGATIKTYLLIKPPFLTEAEAIEDAVRSGHEADAHSDTISFNPVNVQGHTIVDRLFRRGEYRPPWLWSVVEVLERTRDVKAHVKSHPTAGGMARGAHNCGSCDRSVVNAIEEFSLGLRRDFRDLSCSCQDVWRAYREAQAFMLTPADPLAILEA; encoded by the coding sequence ATGCGCCTCCAACAAGTCGTGAGGGACGAACGCCGCCCGCAAGCGTATGACCCGAGGGAATACATCTCCACGTGGACGGAGAAAGACCTGCTCCACGGGAAGGTCGTCGATGCGTGGGTCATCATCTTCCGTACGCGCGGCTGCTACTGGGCGCGGGCGAGCGGATGCTCGATGTGCGGTTACGTGAACGACGTCGCGCAGGAGGTCGTCCCCGCGGACATGCTGCACCAACTCGACGTCGTCCTGCGGAAACACGAAGGCCAGCCAATGGCGAAGGTGTACACCTCGGGAAACTTCTTCGACGACCACGAAGTGCCGCCCGACGTCCGGGCGCGGATCCTGACGGAACTCGGGGACCGGTGCGACAAGGTCATCGTCGAGACACTCTCCCACCTCCTCCGCAAAGACCAACTCGACCACGCTTTGGACTTCGTCGATGAACTCGAGATTGCGCTCGGCCTCGAATCGACGGACGAGCGCGTGCTGAAGTACGCCGTCAACAAGGTTTGGGGCATCAAGGAACACGCGCACGCCGCGACGCTCGCGCGGGAAGCCGGCGCGACGATCAAGACGTACCTGCTCATCAAGCCGCCCTTTCTCACCGAGGCGGAGGCAATCGAGGACGCGGTCCGATCCGGCCACGAGGCCGACGCGCACAGCGACACGATTTCCTTCAACCCGGTCAACGTGCAGGGCCACACGATCGTGGACCGTCTGTTTCGGCGCGGAGAGTACCGCCCCCCGTGGCTCTGGTCCGTCGTCGAAGTCCTGGAGCGCACGCGGGACGTGAAGGCCCACGTGAAGAGCCACCCGACGGCGGGCGGGATGGCCCGCGGCGCTCACAACTGCGGGTCGTGCGACCGTTCGGTCGTGAACGCGATCGAGGAGTTCTCCCTCGGCCTGCGACGCGACTTCCGCGACCTCTCGTGCTCCTGCCAAGACGTGTGGCGCGCCTATCGCGAGGCCCAGGCGTTCATGCTCACGCCGGCCGATCCGCTCGCGATCCTCGAGGCGTAA
- a CDS encoding 50S ribosomal protein L10, translated as MPHVAPFKKQVVEDLASRFAQARVVGIANIRGIPAPQFQAIRKKLSGRASITVAKNNLLRLALQQASATKPDLAKLGEAIEGQTAVVTADINPFKLFKELEATKTRAPARGGEVAPEDLWVRAGDTPFKPGPVVGELQKAGVPAAIERGKVVIRQDKLMVKAGERIPREVAQQLARLEIFPLVVGLDLRGAYEDGMVFRRDALAIDDAVVRGQIAQAGRAALALALEIAYPSKETIGPLLAKAHGEALRLAVASEFPTRESIKFLLAKAYAQMLALAARAPGAADDELRAMVGG; from the coding sequence ATGCCCCATGTCGCTCCATTCAAGAAGCAGGTCGTCGAGGACCTCGCCTCGCGGTTCGCGCAGGCCCGCGTGGTCGGGATCGCCAACATCCGCGGAATCCCGGCGCCGCAGTTCCAGGCCATCCGGAAGAAGCTCTCGGGCCGCGCCTCGATTACGGTCGCGAAGAACAACCTGCTCCGACTCGCGCTCCAGCAGGCGAGCGCGACGAAGCCGGACCTCGCGAAACTCGGCGAGGCGATCGAGGGACAGACCGCCGTCGTGACCGCGGACATCAACCCGTTCAAGCTGTTCAAGGAACTCGAAGCGACGAAGACGAGGGCCCCCGCACGCGGCGGCGAGGTCGCACCGGAGGACCTGTGGGTCCGGGCCGGAGATACGCCGTTCAAGCCGGGACCCGTCGTGGGCGAGCTCCAGAAAGCGGGCGTCCCGGCCGCGATCGAGCGAGGAAAGGTCGTCATCCGTCAGGACAAGCTGATGGTCAAGGCGGGGGAGCGAATCCCGCGCGAGGTTGCGCAGCAGCTCGCGCGCCTCGAGATTTTCCCGCTCGTCGTGGGACTCGATCTCCGCGGCGCCTACGAGGACGGGATGGTCTTCCGCCGCGACGCCCTCGCGATCGACGACGCGGTCGTCCGCGGGCAAATCGCCCAGGCGGGCCGGGCGGCGTTGGCGCTCGCCCTCGAGATCGCGTACCCCTCCAAGGAAACGATCGGGCCTCTCCTCGCGAAGGCCCACGGCGAGGCGCTCCGCCTCGCGGTCGCGTCGGAGTTCCCGACGCGCGAATCGATCAAGTTCCTCTTGGCGAAAGCCTATGCACAAATGCTCGCGCTCGCGGCCCGCGCCCCCGGCGCGGCGGACGACGAGTTGCGTGCAATGGTCGGAGGATGA
- a CDS encoding helix-turn-helix domain-containing protein, whose protein sequence is MPEEDASRALETLGLTGKEARAYLGLVRNGVSTAQQVSVHLGVQYPAVYRILQSLQTKGWVEVSRERPNRYRARAPRIVAEEARQARGDDLESAAEVVGRLRESLPSGGREADTDLWIYKGAESIGRKLREVVLSSDRQILCVSPFPVAPEILRLLFDALGRSRRLVRVVLNERNREDLAELGGLLARTMRIQFHFPARPLPKTRLAHTYVFPSDEQVFILNSFYRDGNLAMDKLQGLWIGDMDFVRIQLEAMLLDLSRPRARRALPKAA, encoded by the coding sequence ATGCCGGAGGAGGACGCATCCCGAGCCTTGGAGACGCTCGGGCTCACAGGGAAGGAGGCGCGCGCCTATCTCGGCCTCGTCCGGAACGGGGTATCGACGGCGCAACAGGTGAGCGTCCACCTCGGCGTGCAGTATCCCGCCGTCTATCGCATCCTGCAGTCGCTCCAAACGAAAGGCTGGGTCGAGGTCTCCCGGGAACGGCCGAACCGCTACCGGGCCCGCGCGCCACGTATCGTCGCGGAGGAGGCCCGTCAGGCGCGAGGGGACGATCTCGAGTCCGCGGCGGAGGTCGTCGGCCGCCTCCGAGAATCGCTTCCCTCGGGGGGACGTGAGGCGGACACGGATCTGTGGATCTACAAAGGCGCGGAGTCGATCGGGCGCAAGTTGCGGGAGGTCGTCCTTTCGAGCGACCGGCAAATCCTCTGTGTCAGCCCGTTCCCCGTGGCGCCGGAGATCTTGCGGCTCCTGTTCGACGCGCTCGGCCGCTCCCGGCGACTCGTGCGCGTCGTTCTGAACGAAAGGAACCGGGAGGACCTCGCGGAACTGGGCGGCCTCCTCGCCCGAACGATGCGGATCCAGTTCCATTTCCCCGCGCGTCCGTTGCCGAAGACCCGGCTCGCGCACACGTACGTCTTCCCGAGCGATGAGCAGGTGTTCATCCTGAATTCCTTCTATCGGGACGGGAACCTCGCAATGGACAAGCTCCAGGGCCTCTGGATCGGCGACATGGACTTCGTTCGAATCCAGCTCGAGGCGATGTTGCTCGATCTGTCGCGGCCGCGAGCGCGAAGGGCGCTCCCGAAGGCGGCATAG
- a CDS encoding DUF5611 family protein gives MRDYELRRGAANALEGDGLRRIAVDEFGVAGTDGGKVTVSYGALEKLVAWTDGKRLYVDTTMKAGVPDDVATDTIKAFNAFLERATGYTAKERGKRAQAAAKKGAAEIEHGR, from the coding sequence ATGCGCGACTACGAGCTGCGGCGAGGGGCGGCGAACGCCCTCGAAGGCGACGGCCTGCGTCGGATCGCAGTGGACGAGTTCGGTGTGGCGGGGACCGACGGCGGCAAGGTGACCGTCTCGTATGGCGCCCTCGAGAAGTTGGTCGCGTGGACGGACGGCAAGCGGCTCTACGTCGATACGACGATGAAGGCCGGCGTGCCGGACGACGTCGCGACGGACACGATCAAGGCCTTCAACGCGTTCCTCGAGAGGGCGACGGGCTACACCGCGAAGGAACGAGGCAAGCGCGCGCAGGCGGCCGCGAAGAAAGGCGCGGCTGAGATCGAGCACGGGCGCTGA